In one window of Lepidochelys kempii isolate rLepKem1 chromosome 27, rLepKem1.hap2, whole genome shotgun sequence DNA:
- the GIP gene encoding gastric inhibitory polypeptide: MVSLKVLALLMVSLSLVLTEENDFSANPKSPSTRAIQRRYSEAILASDYSRTMDNMLKKNFVEWLLARREKKSENAIDPSKREAEPQMSVVSGPGLELASQGAQDFFVWLLKNKRKQSLTAPKESDHLKDVLSPELLAWLMSADLCRPT, encoded by the exons ATGGTGTCCTTGAAAGTTCTTGCTCTGCTCATGGTCTCTCTGAGCCTTGTTCTGACAGAGGAGAATGACTTCAG TGCCAACCCAAAGAGTCCCAGCACCAGAGCCATACAGCGACGTTACTCCGAGGCCATCCTGGCCAGCGATTACAGCCGGACCATGGATAACATGCTCAAGAAGAACTTTGTAGAGTGGCTGTTGgccagaagagagaagaaaagcgA GAACGCCATCGATCCATCTAAGAGGGAAGCTGAACCCCAAATGTCAGTTGTCAGTGGCCCAGGCTTGGAGCTGGCCTCCCAAGGGGCTCAGGACTTCTTTGTCTGGcttctaaaaaacaaaagaaaacagag TCTTACTGCTCCCAAAGAATCTGATCACTTGAAAGACGTTCTGAGCCCGGAGCTATTGGCGTGGCTGATGTCTGCTGATCTCTGCAGACCAACGTGA